Proteins found in one Macaca nemestrina isolate mMacNem1 chromosome 4, mMacNem.hap1, whole genome shotgun sequence genomic segment:
- the C4H7orf78 gene encoding putative uncharacterized protein C7orf78 homolog, translated as MYHESQRGTRDTDIAKRLQYPSHQDLNSKWKKSVLQPPQCKMKVNVWEIKPPDFSYKLYTSLRIPERPSKPIKEEKRRKKISFPETMLHLPSIRNHPKEAIAPKFITAFPRLDSQKAKLMFVKCGQYPRGVYVNPKPHDFRQYQPGLPNFETTYEKDPFGLKFKSQPLSTVYGYQLPKDDKQKNTTKRFITHKHRECTWDSKLILTKAPWPVRSASYTRHRRQRDAYSAFMDRVEEKFTKICKSR; from the exons ATGTACCATGAGTCTCAGAGAGGCACGAGAGATACGGATATTGCAAAGAGGCTGCAATATCCTTCACATCAGGATCTCAActccaaatggaaaaaaagtgtTCTGCAACCTCCACAATGTAAAATGAAAGTTAATGTATGGGAAATAAAGCCTCCTGATTTTAGCTACAAACTGTATACATCTTTGAGAATTCCAGAAAGACCATCAAAACccattaaggaagaaaaaaggaggaaaaaaatcagttttccaGAAACAATGCTTCACTTGCCCAGCATAAGGAATCATCCTAAGGAGGCCATAGCTCCTAAATTTATAACTGCATTTCCACGTTTGGATTCACAAAAAGCAAAGTTAATGTTTGTGAAGTGTGGACAGTATCCGAGGGGTGTATATGTCAATCCCAAACCACATGACTTTCGACAG TACCAACCTGGTTTACCAAACTTTGAGACGACTTATGAAAAGGACCCCTTTGGATTAAAGTTTAAATCACAACCCTTAAGTACAG TATATGGGTACCAATTACCAAAAGATGATAAACAGAAGAATACTACAAAAAGATTTATCACCCACAAGCATCGTGAATGCACCTGGGATTCAAAACTAATTTTGACAAAAGCCCCATGGCCTGTTAGATCTGCTTCATATACA AGACATAGAAGGCAACGTGATGCGTACAGTGCATTTATGGATCGTGTGGAAGAAAAGTTTACAAAGATATGCAAGAGCAG